In a genomic window of Zingiber officinale cultivar Zhangliang chromosome 9B, Zo_v1.1, whole genome shotgun sequence:
- the LOC122024332 gene encoding putative lysozyme-like protein, which produces MMASRSRAAMALLLLLLLLFLFSCIAISDANATSSAALSSVSSGHINAGRRRTVVAERKLRPSGGGGGGSGGGGGGSGGGGSSRSIPAGRSSPARGQGGSLGQSSARAGSVAAARHDRHVNAGCANRFHRRHFAITFLLPLLLW; this is translated from the exons ATGATGGCAAGTAGAAGTAGAGCAGCGATGGCTCTTCTCctactgctgctgctgctgtttCTCTTCTCTTGCATAGCTATCTCAGACGCCAACGCCACTTCCTCAG CGGCGTTGTCCTCTGTCTCGTCGGGCCACATTAATGCTGGAAGGCGTAGAACGGTGGTAGCTGAAAGGAAGCTAAGGccaagcggcggcggcggcggtggcagcggcggcggcggcggtggcagcggcggcggcggcagcagTCGGAGTATTCCTGCTGGACGATCGTCTCCGGCAAGAGGCCAAGGTGGGAGTTTGGGACAATCATCTGCGAGGGCCGGTAGTGTTGCTGCAGCGCGACATGATCGTCATGTTAATGCAGGCTGTGCCAACCGTTTCCATCGACGACATTTTGCAATTACTTTTCTCTTGCCGCTGCTGCTATGGTGA